In a genomic window of Phaeodactylum tricornutum CCAP 1055/1 chromosome 6, whole genome shotgun sequence:
- a CDS encoding predicted protein — MSSCQHLEGEFTVQSKNCQYNADTIISDYTYETTIVEGNVVKPVKSKMKFRTERKVPKLGVMLVGLGGNNGCTCVAGAIANKLGMTWETKEGKLKANYWGSVMMASTAKIGNDTHGNAVYTPLRNMLPMANPNEIVWGGWDINGMNLGEAMKRSKVLDIDLQNQLYPHMKNITPLPSVYFSDFIAANQGERANNVIKGTKQEQLDQLRNDIRNFKTNNGLDKVILLWTANTERFASIEEGVNDTADNLLESIMRGEAEVSASTVFAVASILEGSTFINGSPQNTFVPGVLELARQHKVFIAGDDFKSGQTKMKSVLVDFLVSAGIKPVSIVSYNHLGNNDGKNLSAPSQFRSKEISKSNVVDDMVASNRILFEEDEHPDHVVVIKYVPYVADSKRAMDEYTSEIFMGGKNTIVMHNTCEDSLLATPLIYDLVILGELCERITVKKEGSEDWEAFHPVLSLLSYMLKAPLVPNGAPVVNALFTQREAVINVMRACLGLGPNNHMTLEHRFESSLKELQEAAKDANKKRRLN, encoded by the exons ATGAGCTCTTGCCAACATCTCGAAGGGGAATTTACTGTCCAGTCGAAGAACTGCCAGTATAATGCGGACACCATTATTTCGGACTACAC GTACGAGACGACGATTGTCGAAGGCAACGTTGTCAAGCCGGTAAAGAGTAAGATGAAATTTCGTACAGAGCGGAAGGTGCCTAAG CTTGGCGTCATGCTTGTTGGATTAGGTGGTAACAACGGATG TACGTGCGTTGCCGGTGCCATAGCCAACAAGCTTGGTATGACTTGGgaaaccaaagaaggaaagtTAAAGGCCAACTACTGGGGCAGCGTAATGATGGCTTCCACGGCGAAGATTGGAAACGATACGCATGGTAATGCTGTCTACACACCATTGAGGAACATGCTCCCAATGGCAAACCCCAACGAAATTGTCTGGGGTGGTTGGGACATCAACGGCATGAACCTCGGCGAGGCGATGAAACGGTCCAAAGTTCTTGACATTGATCTGCAGAATCAGCTCTACCCTCATATGAAGAACATTACGCCGTTACCTTCCGTCTATTTCTCGGATTTCATTGCCGCCAACCAGGGCGAGCGTGCCAACAATGTGATCAAGGGCACCAAACAAGAGCAATTGGACCAGCTTCGCAACGATATTCGTAATTTCAAGACAAACAATGGACTTGATAAGGTCATTTTGCTATGGACAGCCAACACCGAGCGCTTCGCCAGTATCGAGGAGGGCGTCAATGATACCGCCGacaatcttttggaaagtatTATGCGTGGCGAGGCCGAAGTTAGCGCCTCGACCGTCTTTGCCGTGGCCTCAATCTTGGAGGGTAGCACCTTTATCAATGGTTCGCCCCAGAACACTTTTGTTCCGGGAGTCCTTGAGCTTGCTCGTCAGCATAAGGTTTTCATTGCCGGTGACGATTTCAAGTCGGGTCAGACGAAGATGAAATCCGTTCTTGTTGATTTCCTCGTTTCTGCTGGTATTAAGCCGGTTTCCATTGTCAGCTACAACCACCTGGGGAATAATGACGGGAAAAACCTGAGCGCTCCGAGTCAATTCCGTTCCAAGGAGATTTCCAAGTCAAACGTTGTCGATGATATGGTCGCGTCCAACCGCATCTTGTTCGAAGAGGACGAGCACCCTGAtcatgttgttgtcatcAAGTACGTTCCGTACGTCGCTGACTCCAAACGTGCCATGGATGAATACACGTCGGAGATTTTTATGGGTGGTAAAAACACTATTGTCATGCATAATACTTGCGAGGATTCGTTGCTCGCTACTCCGCTAATTTACGACCTTGTCATTCTGGGAGAGTTATGTGAGCgtatcactgtcaagaaaGAAGGTTCTGAGGATTGGGAGGCTTTCCATCCTGTTCTTTCTCTACTTTCTTACATGCTCAAGGCTCCTTTGGTCCCTAACGGGGCCCCCGTGGTCAACGCGCTCTTTACGCAACGCGAGGCAGTTATAAACGTCATGCGTGCGTGCCTCGGGCTCGGCCCGAACAATCATATGACCTTGGAGCATCGTTTTGAGAGTAGTCTCAAAGAGCTACAAGAAGCTGCTAAGGACGCCAACAAGAAGCGCCGATTGAACTAG
- a CDS encoding predicted protein — QQNPSYYDFEHAKFPPPNLSVFTPESFQITRRLGTEKFSDVFEALYVGSKPLVTRHAEIVNTHRDQSPELVVLKVLKPVSPRKIRRELLVLQHASKIPSLVRILGIVIPPEPSSDQVTLPRMPSITNSNVANQSEMSPFLSDYEIRYYLYHLLLALDKLHAQGMMHRDVKPRNVLINRAHRKVRHPPLTLIDLGLADFYVPQNAYNVRVASRHYKSPELLVGFESYDYALDIWGVGCILAGLLCRREPFFRGKDNIDQLGRIISALGTNDLLVYLQKYNIPHTESLQDLLAKYQPHHQVRQPWLRWMAEGVQRPSRDGLDLLDRLLVYDHEKRLTARQAMQHPFFDVVKE; from the exons CAGCAGAATCCAAGTTACTACGATTTCGAACATGCCAAGTTTCCGCCTCCCAATTTGAGCGTATTCACACCAGAATCATTTCAGATTACACGCCGATTAGGCACCGAAAAATTTAGCGACGTTTTTGAAGCACTCTATGTAGGATCCAAACCCTTGGTGACACGGCATGCAGAAATCGTGAACACTCACCGAGACCAATCTCCCGAACTGGTAGTCCTCAAAGTTCTCAAGCCCGTATCACCCAGGAAAATTCGTCGCGAGCTCCTTGTCTTGCAGCACGCCTCCAAAATTCCTAGCTTGGTCCGGATTTTGGGTATTGTCATTCCGCCAGAACCGTCCTCCGACCAAGTCACCCTACCACGCATGCCTTCGATT ACCAACAGTAATGTTGCTAACCAAAGCGAGATGTCCCCTTTTCTCAGCGACTACGAAATACGCTACTACTTGTATCATCTCTTGCTCGCCCTCGACAAACTTCATGCCCAGGGTATGATGCACCGTGATGTCAAACCGCGTAACGTATTAATCAACCGCGCTCACCGAAAGGTCCGACACCCTCCACTGACTCTCATTGATCTGGGCTTGGCTGACTTTTACGTACCACAGAACGCTTACAATGTTCGTGTAGCGTCCCGTCACTACAAGAGTCCTGAACTCCTCGTGGGCTTCGAGTCCTACGACTACGCCCTCGATATTTGGGGCGTCGGCTGCATCCTGGCCGGTCTCTTGTGCAGACGGGAGCCGTTTTTCCGCGGCAAGGATAACATCGATCAACTCGGGAGAATAATTTCTGCACTGGGCACGAATGACTTACTGGTCTACTTGCAAAAGTACAACATCCCGCATACGGAGAGTCTCCAAGATTTGTTGGCCAAATACCAACCTCATCACCAGGTTCGGCAACCGTGGTTACGGTGGATGGCCGAAGGGGTACAGAGACCCAGTCGAGATGGTTTGGATCTGCTGGATAGACTTCTTGTGTACGACCACGAAAAGAGATTGACAGCGCGACAAGCCATGCAGCATCCTTTTTTTGATGTTGTCAAAGAG
- a CDS encoding predicted protein: MSSEDTSSSANNSEEAVAPAEAPAENVAAQQERSEREQVLEQYRAKIREHREVEARLKRMREDAKGLQGRFQKTEDDLSALQSVGMIIGDVLKRLDPERFIVKASSGPRYVVGCRARLQHNLLKPGTRVALDMTTLTIMRILPREVDPTVFHMQAGEEEGGVSFGDIGGLNEQIRELREVIELPLTNPELFIRVGIKAPKGVLLYGPPGTGKTLLARALASNISATFLKVVASAIVDKYIGESARIIREMFGFARDHEPCVIFMDEIDAIGGSRFSEGTSADREIQRTLMELLNQMDGFEEQGQVKMVMATNRPDILDPALLRPGRLDRKIEIPEPNESQRLEILKIHASGITKRGDIDFESVVKLADGLNGADMRNVCTEAGLFAIRSDRDYVLEEDFMKAARKILDNKKLESKLDYSKV, encoded by the coding sequence ATGAGTAGCGAAGACACGAGCAGTAGCGCTAATAATTCCGAAGAAGCTGTGGCTCCCGCCGAAGCCCCGGCGGAGAATGTGGCTGCGCAACAGGAGAGATCCGAACGCGAGCAAGTGCTCGAGCAGTACAGAGCAAAAATCCGCGAGCATCGTGAGGTGGAAGCCCGGTTGAAGCGGATGCGAGAAGATGCGAAAGGTCTGCAAGggcgtttccaaaagacAGAAGACGATTTAAGCGCCTTGCAGTCGGTAGGAATGATTATTGGGGACGTCTTGAAGCGTCTTGATCCTGAACGATTCATTGTCAAGGCCAGCTCTGGACCACGCTATGTTGTTGGTTGTAGGGCTCGTCTGCAGCACAATCTTCTCAAGCCAGGCACTCGTGTTGCTCTCGATATGACGACCTTGACGATCATGCGAATTCTCCCTCGCGAGGTGGACCCAACTGTTTTTCACATGCAAGccggcgaagaagaaggtggCGTTTCCTTTGGCGACATTGGTGGACTCAATGAACAAATTCGTGAGCTCCGGGAGGTCATTGAACTTCCCCTGACCAACCCCGAGCTATTTATCCGTGTTGGAATTAAGGCTCCGAAGGGTGTCTTACTCTACGGACCTCCCGGAACGGGCAAGACACTTCTGGCCCGCGCACTGGCGTCGAACATTAGCGCTACCTTTCTCAAAGTAGTCGCTTCCGCTATTGTCGACAAATACATCGGCGAATCCGCCCGTATTATTCGCGAGATGTTTGGTTTTGCCAGGGATCATGAGCCCTGCGTGATTTTCATGGACGAAATTGACGCCATTGGTGGTTCCCGTTTCTCAGAGGGTACCTCTGCAGACCGAGAAATCCAGCGTACGCTGATGGAACTCTTGAACCAAATGGACGGCTTTGAAGAGCAAGGTCAGGTCAAAATGGTCATGGCCACCAATCGCCCGGATATTCTCGATCCAGCCTTGCTGCGTCCCGGCCGCCTCGATCGCAAGATTGAAATCCCAGAACCCAACGAATCGCAGCGGCTGGAGATTTTAAAAATTCACGCGTCCGGCATTACCAAAAGGGGTGacattgactttgaatcCGTCGTGAAGCTCGCGGATGGATTGAACGGGGCGGATATGCGGAATGTATGTACCGAAGCGGGATTGTTCGCCATCCGGTCGGATCGAGATTATGTACTCGAAGAAGACTTTATGAAGGCAGCCCGGAAGATATTGGACAACAAGAAACTCGAATCCAAACTCGACTATAGCAAAGTGTAA
- a CDS encoding predicted protein, translating to MVSRRSTARAVRSTRKSTGRTSRQSDTNVNVARSTKTVQKWVQIRKPPAKGVGFEVLTWVPLNKLTAAQHQKPFPLPTEETNAASDEAQGASVPLSGAGDSIALKAPSSPVHSDLILDLKHEATKTDNLADGAVTENSLTNPEVVENYDKPPAKRQKLDADPETVAHEQSATGFSDPSVESSPPSTALTAQPTLITNHNSAENTKMSSDSLSTSPTVALPE from the coding sequence ATGGTTTCACGTCGCAGTACCGCACGAGCCGTCCGTTCGACTCGAAAAAGCACCGGACGAACGAGTAGACAAAGTGATACCAATGTGAACGTTGCTCGTTCCACCAAAACGGTCCAAAAATGGGTTCAGATTCGAAAACCTCCCGCCAAGGGGGTGGGTTTTGAAGTTCTAACGTGGGTTCCACTTAACAAACTGACAGCTGCACAACATCAAAAACCATTTCCGCTTCCGACAGAGGAAACGAATGCGGCTTCGGATGAAGCACAGGGAGCTTCTGTTCCGCTCTCTGGAGCTGGCGATTCCATTGCACTTAAGGCTCCCAGCTCACCTGTGCACAGTGATTTAATTCTGGATTTAAAGCATGAAGCAACAAAGACGGATAATTTGGCAGACGGTGCTGTCACAGAGAACAGTCTAACAAACCCAGAGGTAGTGGAGAATTACGATAAACCGCCTGccaaacgacaaaaattgGATGCTGATCCGGAGACCGTCGCTCATGAGCAGTCCGCGACGGGGTTTTCCGATCCTTCTGTTGAGAGCTCGCCTCCGTCTACCGCTCTTACCGCACAGCCAACACTCATTACAAATCATAACAGCGCTGAAAACACCAAGATGAGTAgcgactcactgtcaaccagCCCCACAGTAGCATTGCCAGAATAG
- a CDS encoding predicted protein → MKEGPRRRRRQSVEILYLSLVAGSSAVSAFQPLHAQSRTYPRRTSLPGPPRKRTSSVEVQMSSPGVRVPRASVRVAIDQPLISDTFFTKGAAAKATARTGILQTVTGALSAISLRTVLTTVFVALLATILVRSSSSIAETLGKTFRLVSGRVQRVWERFQRVDEGIPMPFDEKANDGWGICTLKSKERLGKSNFMQYTFDLPEPDYVLPLDLGQQISMMCLDDDGDVAQGDFFSYNLSASPKPGSFTILFPTGSHEENTCSIGSSGANFLRALKQDVKVGDEIALKPGPIKLSYRGQYLPVTGMVYIACGTGIVPVLDQVRAVLPADSSSVTSVSVVWINEEAKDFDVTAELLEKEYYKYSKKLAVSCVVDNTMQRQSLGDNTEVHAAVPDFTQGTMAVIAGPSDMAKKAIAFLENRGYPRDTICVL, encoded by the coding sequence ATGAAGGAAGGCCCTCGTCGAAGGCGGAGACAGAGCGTGGAGATTCTGTATTTGTCTCTTGTCGCCGGTTCATCAGCGGTGTCTGCCTTTCAGCCACTACACGCTCAGAGCCGCACATATCCACGGCGTACATCTCTACCTGGACCTCCCCGGAAGCGCACATCATCCGTTGAAGTACAGATGAGTTCTCCAGGAGTCCGCGTGCCCCGGGCAAGCGTGCGCGTAGCGATTGATCAACCACTGATCTCTGATACGTTCTTCACGAAAGGGGCGGCAGCCAAAGCCACGGCCCGTACCGGTATTTTACAAACCGTCACAGGCGCGCTAAGCGCAATCTCGTTGCGGACTGTATTGACGACCGTTTTTGTGGCGTTGCTAGCTACGATATTAGTACGGAGTTCAAGCTCCATTGCGGAGACGTTGGGCAAAACGTTTCGACTCGTTTCGGGGCGTGTGCAACGAGTCTGGGAACGATTTCAGCGTGTCGACGAAGGCATTCCAATGCCCTTTGACGAGAAAGCCAATGACGGGTGGGGTATCTGCACCCTCAAATCCAAGGAACGGTTGGGAAAGTCCAACTTTATGCAATACACTTTCGATCTCCCGGAACCGGACTATGTTTTGCCACTCGACTTGGGACAGCAAATCAGTATGATGTGCTTGGATGACGATGGTGACGTCGCCCAGGGAGACTTTTTCTCCTACAACCTTTCGGCCAGTCCGAAACCCGGTTCCTTTACGATTCTTTTCCCCACGGGCAGTCACGAAGAGAACACATGCAGCATCGGTTCGAGCGGGGCCAACTTTCTACGTGCTTTGAAGCAAGACGTAAAGGTTGGCGACGAAATCGCATTGAAACCGGGACCGATAAAGCTGTCCTATCGCGGACAATACTTGCCAGTGACAGGTATGGTTTATATAGCATGCGGTACTGGCATTGTACCAGTTCTGGACCAGGTTCGCGCAGTTTTACCTGCCGACTCGAGCAGTGTCACgagtgtttctgttgtaTGGATCAacgaggaagccaaggaCTTCGATGTCACCGCGgaacttttggaaaaagaatATTACAAGTACAGCAAAAAGCTGGCAGTATCGTGTGTAGTAGACAACACGATGCAACGACAATCGTTGGGGGATAATACTGAGGTCCACGCTGCTGTACCCGATTTCACACAAGGAACCATGGCCGTCATCGCGGGCCCCTCGGACATGGCAAAGAAGGCAATAGCTTTCTTGGAAAATCGAGGATACCCTCGGGATACTATTTGTGTTTTGTGA
- a CDS encoding predicted protein, which yields MAMPLRLQSSNKRASSQGPKMLIVVLLSLLSYCPAPGLAFNAELRRPWDLKQQRRRRPRLLLRRRILGSVGSRFPRRSEGDMTLLVLALASTSTKQTQENDDDNVGLPKELDKVDGAETSLESFGESAHSIPLAASLHQSTTAADVSGSGGVKFSDTPQFAVPPSFLDSSVDEKTPTVGNRLGTLFHLTRPSNFPSIVMLHMLGIKLALPDSLPASVYWTMVAATPSMYVVLAALLLTSSTSMIVNDYYDAKLGRDRNRMKPLVSGDLPLAVAKRFLGYLYAAALLSVAFLPGIPTRLSVVVGLMMTYWYTQYLKPVTWIKNVTCASLIALSPLTSGSAALHILYNKASWNWQVLGVPRLWRLIVMLFWGILGREILMDCNDVVNDLQANVQTVPVVYGRRFATLVALGATAIASALALSGPLARLIPYFLTPDVSTTTSLRAISKSALGSCRQLALATIGSYIQLRRGWKVYRTEGRDAEATDKAVVDGLISVLFYLASYI from the coding sequence ATGGCGATGCCACTTCGACTTCAATCCTCGAATAAGCGAGCATCCTCTCAAGGACCAAAGATGTTGATTGTGGTTTTACTATCTCTACTTTCTTACTGCCCCGCTCCAGGTCTCGCTTTTAATGCGGAGCTACGTCGACCTTGGGATCTGAAGCAGCAGCGCCGACGCCGCCCTCGCTTGCTCTTGCGACGGCGTATTCTTGGGTCAGTCGGTTCCCGGTTTCCTAGACGTTCTGAGGGAGACATGACGTTGCTGGTCCTGGCGCTTGCGTCTACCAGTACAAAACAAACGCAagaaaacgacgatgataaTGTCGGTTTACCAAAAGAGCTTGACAAAGTGGATGGGGCGGAAACAAGCCTGGAATCTTTTGGTGAAAGCGCACATTCCATCCCGCTCGCAGCTTCACTGCATCAATCCACCACCGCAGCTGACGTATCCGGTTCGGGCGGTGTAAAATTTTCAGACACGCCACAGTTCGCGGTACCACCGTCCTTTCTTGACAGTTCTGTAGATGAAAAGACACCGACGGTAGGGAACCGTCTCGGAACCCTTTTTCATCTGACGCGGCCGTCGAACTTTCCGAGTATAGTCATGTTACATATGCTAGGGATTAAGCTGGCTTTGCCCGATTCGCTACCGGCCTCTGTGTATTGGACCATGGTTGCGGCGACTCCCAGTATGTACGTTGTACTCGCAGCACTCTTGTTGACGTCTTCAACAAGTATGATTGTTAATGATTACTACGACGCCAAGCTGGGACGCGATCGCAACAGAATGAAACCTCTGGTGAGTGGGGACCTACCCTTGGCGGTTGCGAAACGCTTTTTGGGTTATCTGTATGCTGCGGCTCTCTTAAGTGTAGCATTCTTGCCGGGTATTCCCACCCGCTTGTCGGTCGTGGTAGGGCTCATGATGACCTACTGGTACACGCAATACTTGAAACCAGTTACATGGATCAAAAATGTAACGTGTGCATCATTGATAGCATTGAGTCCCTTGACTTCAGGATCGGCTGCTCTGCACATATTGTACAATAAGGCCTCGTGGAATTGGCAGGTACTGGGGGTTCCGAGGCTTTGGCGACTGATTGTGATGCTATTTTGGGGTATTTTGGGGCGTGAAATCCTCATGGACTGCAACGATGTGGTCAATGACCTGCAGGCCAACGTACAGACAGTCCCAGTAGTATACGGGCGGCGCTTCGCCACCCTCGTGGCTTTGGGAGCTACAGCGATAGCGTCGGCTTTGGCTCTGTCAGGACCGCTCGCTCGGCTGATTCCTTATTTTTTGACTCCGGATGTCTCCACGACCACGTCATTGCGGGCCATTTCAAAGTCTGCGTTGGGCAGTTGCCGTCAACTCGCTTTGGCAACTATAGGAAGCTACATTCAACTGAGGCGAGGCTGGAAAGTTTATCGGACGGAAGGGAGGGATGCGGAAGCAACGGACAAGGCGGTAGTCGACGGTCTTATTTCGGTCCTGTTCTATCTAGCAAGCTATATTTGA
- a CDS encoding predicted protein, giving the protein MVKAHELRNLNKDELLKTLTDLRKELSELHVAKVTDGAASKVAKIKGVRKSIARVLTVHNQQQKEGLRKAAAGAKYKSKDLRVKTTRAKRRALSKSELKQKTHKQCRREAAFPKVKFAIKA; this is encoded by the coding sequence ATGGTGAAAGCTCACGAACTCCGTAATTTGAACAAGGATGAACTCCTGAAGACCCTAACGGACTTGCGTAAGGAGCTTTCCGAATTGCACGTTGCCAAGGTAACGGATGGAGCCGCTTCTAAGGTTGCCAAGATCAAGGGCGTCCGCAAGTCGATTGCACGTGTTTTGACTGTACAcaatcagcaacaaaaagagGGACTCCGCAAGGCGGCCGCTGGCGCCAAGTACAAGTCCAAGGACCTGCGAGTCAAGACGACCCGTGCAAAGCGTCGCGCTCTTTCCAAGTCGGAACTGAAGCAAAAGACTCACAAGCAGTGCAGACGGGAAGCTGCCTTTCCCAAAGTCAAGTTCGCCATCAAGGCATAA
- a CDS encoding predicted protein (contains bipartite plastid targeting presequence with conserved motif at signal peptide cleavage site), with protein MHSKTSHQRHLRRRGVLIFFLLVSTLTEAFQVARTRSRFPSCPISGGATSATILYYSNTTDGSEVAQRSFQDRMRELALPTKNLKTNSRGPSTKYDVQEITSLAQYKRIVGDEPSKLSVVRFYAPWCRACKAVAPAYYSLSKKYSNYDVQFLQVPVTRETTSLHQGLEIPSIPFAHVYHPVGGLVEELRFTRKHVTGFDQILQSYKDRSCTLPTDVDPDTGVFCAPYERT; from the coding sequence ATGCATTCTAAAACATCCCATCAAAGACACTTGCGGCGTCGAGGCGTTCTCATTTTCTTCCTGTTGGTATCTACTTTGACCGAGGCTTTCCAGGTTGCACGAACTCGATCAAGATTTCCGTCCTGTCCGATATCCGGAGGCGCTACCTCTGCTACAATTTTGTACTATTCAAATACTACGGATGGATCGGAAGTAGCGCAACGTAGCTTCCAAGATCGCATGCGAGAACTCGCACTACCgacaaagaatttgaaaACCAATTCTCGAGGTCCCTCCACGAAGTATGACGTACAAGAGATCACTTCTTTGGCACAATATAAGCGCATCGTGGGTGACGAACCTTCCAAGCTGTCCGTCGTTCGATTCTACGCTCCCTGGTGCCGAGCATGCAAAGCAGTGGCGCCTGCGTATTACAGTTTGAGCAAAAAATATTCTAACTATGACGTGCAGTTTTTGCAAGTTCCTGTCACACGTGAGACAACCTCGCTCCACCAAGGCTTGGAAATCCCTTCGATACCGTTCGCCCACGTCTACCACCCTGTGGGTGGTTTGGTAGAAGAATTACGCTTCACAAGAAAGCATGTGACTGGATTTGATCAGATTTTACAGTCGTACAAAGATCGTTCATGTACCTTGCCCACGGACGTGGATCCAGACACAGGTGTCTTTTGTGCACCGTATGAGCGAACTTAA
- a CDS encoding predicted protein, protein MTKATPFFILCLAVASLKHAGTLAFQAGPGSSVAIQSSTVDVKRLIKHERKLSNGAQNSLIPLSAWPLILVSSQPLLTEDECSIISHYCQQNLSPSGTVEMEETFSRGAQILQRTQHFLDDILARPCGEAPVLPRYLTYTSSDAPIDSVEALLPDGLHVDTNNGFLFRYLTVLLYLTDCDSSATTFPLAKSITTVSKSVSNREREAELLLAAEELLDTNTHHTGFDERDTKCRQIDEAAWHVYKRNEASSFGFRVLPRQGYITAFFGIAADGSPDPRSWHGAEALEPGEKKDILTFFYEVPFTFSSKNEFARLVGERKQALLERHGLFQAGNIRNADESRR, encoded by the coding sequence ATGACAAAAGCTACACCTTTCTTTATTTTGTGCTTAGCGGTCGCTTCCCTAAAGCATGCTGGAACCTTGGCCTTCCAGGCTGGACCAGGTAGCAGTGTCGCAATCCAATCATCAACTGTTGATGTGAAGCGCCTGATTAAGCATGAAAGAAAACTTTCGAATGGCGCCCAAAATTCGCTGATCCCGCTTTCGGCTTGGCCCCTTATACTTGTGTCATCGCAGCCATTGTTGACCGAGGATGAATGTTCAATCATTTCACACTACTGTCAGCAGAATCTGTCACCATCTGGCACGGTTGAGATGGAAGAAACTTTTTCTCGGGGCGCTCAAATTTTACAGCGAACCCAGCATTTTTTGGATGACATTCTCGCTCGTCCGTGCGGTGAAGCGCCTGTCTTGCCCCGCTACCTGACGTACACTTCTAGCGACGCACCAATCGACTCGGTTGAAGCTCTTCTGCCGGATGGTCTACATGTAGACACCAACAATGGATTCCTGTTTCGATACTTGACAGTCTTATTGTATTTGACTGACTGCGATTCATCGGCGACAACATTTCCGTTGGCCAAATCCATCACGACTGTTTCCAAAAGTGTTTCGAATAGAGAGCGCGAAGCTGAGCTTCTCCTGGCCGCAGAGGAGTTGTTGGATACCAATACTCACCACACCGGCTTCGACGAAAGGGATACCAAGTGTCGTCAGATAGACGAAGCAGCTTGGCACGTATATAAAAGAAACGAAGCATCTTCATTTGGCTTTCGGGTTTTACCTCGTCAAGGGTACATTACAGCATTCTTTGGTATCGCAGCGGACGGTAGCCCGGATCCACGATCATGGCATGGtgccgaagccttggagCCCggagagaagaaagacaTTTTAACGTTTTTCTACGAAGTCCCGTTTACATTTTCCAGTAAGAATGAATTTGCTCGACTGGTAGGTGAGCGGAAACAGGCACTATTGGAACGGCATGGTTTGTTTCAGGCTGGGAACATTAGAAACGCTGACGAATCACGTCGATGA